A window of the Fuscovulum sp. genome harbors these coding sequences:
- a CDS encoding polysaccharide deacetylase family protein, which translates to MVGRLVISLDFELLWGVRDTEDRQSYGQNILGAREAIPRMLDLFAAGGIRATWATVGFLFCETKEELLASLPDERPAYRDPRLSNYAYLDEVGPDERRDPYSFAASLVDRISQTPGQEIGTHTLSHYYCLEDGQTADALLADLTAAFTLARRRGVTLKSIVFPRNQYSDESLAVCKALGLTHFRGNAPGWAYRALPGAGQTRPRRALRLLDAYSGALGSQVFDPAVRKGLVDVPASRFLRPCAGKLAPLHPLHITTIKRGMTAAARQGKGYHLWWHPHNFGREIEANLQGLSDILAHFRDLRSRFGMMSCAMEDIR; encoded by the coding sequence ATGGTCGGCAGACTGGTCATTTCCCTGGATTTCGAGCTTCTCTGGGGCGTGCGTGACACCGAGGATCGCCAGAGCTATGGCCAGAACATTCTGGGTGCACGCGAGGCGATTCCTCGGATGCTGGACTTGTTCGCTGCGGGCGGCATCCGCGCAACATGGGCCACCGTGGGCTTTTTGTTCTGCGAAACGAAAGAAGAATTGCTGGCCAGCCTGCCCGACGAACGCCCGGCCTATCGCGACCCGCGCCTGTCAAACTATGCCTATCTTGATGAGGTGGGCCCGGACGAACGGCGTGATCCCTATTCCTTTGCCGCCTCGCTCGTTGACCGGATCAGCCAGACACCGGGGCAAGAGATCGGGACGCATACGCTGTCGCATTACTATTGCCTTGAAGACGGGCAAACGGCCGATGCCCTGCTCGCTGACCTGACCGCAGCTTTCACGCTGGCGCGGCGGCGGGGCGTGACGCTAAAATCCATCGTCTTTCCGCGCAATCAGTATTCCGATGAAAGCCTGGCGGTGTGCAAGGCGCTTGGCCTGACGCATTTTCGGGGCAATGCACCGGGTTGGGCCTATCGCGCCTTGCCCGGCGCGGGGCAAACGCGGCCCAGACGGGCGTTGCGATTGCTGGATGCCTATTCCGGCGCGCTTGGATCGCAAGTCTTTGATCCGGCGGTACGGAAAGGCCTTGTCGATGTGCCTGCCAGCCGGTTCCTGCGCCCCTGCGCGGGCAAGCTGGCACCCTTGCACCCGCTTCACATCACCACGATCAAGCGGGGCATGACGGCGGCGGCAAGGCAGGGCAAGGGGTATCATTTGTGGTGGCACCCGCATAACTTTGGCCGCGAGATCGAGGCCAATTTGCAGGGTCTGTCGGATATTCTTGCGCATTTTCGGGATCTTCGCAGCCGGTTCGGCATGATGTCCTGCGCTATGGAAGACATCAGATGA
- a CDS encoding class I adenylate-forming enzyme family protein, with protein MNCQILRAVSHMPATVQGLNWGVNKHLPIRDRPVLGMTVTEVNMQTMALTATGVVRTNSLDFVEQVFALYDAHVPLVMLSDEAQAGNLPGITVDRCIVPVERTGWFTARHPIVDTDQIAQISYTSGTEGQPKGIVLTHANLADATRRIIDAMQMTDEIREYVGVPATYSFGLARYRAISAVGGQAYMPPRGFDPAELARMLAAGQVNALSAVPTLLRILLASPELMGDAGSQLRWMEIGSQQMTADEKRAIRAMFPKARIVQHYGLTEASRSTFLALSDVSDDQLDSVGRPIGNTEVAVDNEGRIRIRGPHVAQSRIDAEGLHTLLNAEGWLQTNDLGHLSDGYLYFDGRADDLINCGGVKIVPDQLEAVLRARLAPGAQICVARIPDADRGDGVLVAIEGDAKDTDHVRRLADSALRDMGVAAGGALQVMAVDAIPRTGTGKAQRRVLADRFTAEKDKSAQTRAKTGAITDVRSLFEHEFPGQSIGDTDTFETLGGDSLHYIKFSMAFEKRFGALPEKWETLTTADLQNRVSGSAKSSWLPLETVTLTRSFFILCILGLHSNAFIYSSNWGAAYFLIMLAGYSVARFQLPEIIRTGSVRTLLGTVRSVAIPTILVIAVLEIVTQPFDPLQLLLISNFVDPKNMEGFLFYFAEFYIQLLLLTALLFSVPRVRASFRDRPMVSALVLLISVVALDRSIESFWNTDYNYHRTPWHYAWAFVIGMVMANAKDLPSRLLALTVALIAVLIEWQLTSAAFYVGGGCVLVIFVRSIRVPAQAKMLIANIAAASMFIYLGHEVIIELIIKIFGENRPWLALTVSIVAGIMGMQIYSYLERRFFEVRKVWKEQT; from the coding sequence GTGAATTGTCAAATTCTGCGCGCAGTTAGCCATATGCCCGCCACAGTTCAGGGCTTGAACTGGGGCGTTAACAAGCATTTACCAATACGGGATCGTCCCGTTTTGGGGATGACTGTCACGGAAGTGAACATGCAGACGATGGCACTCACAGCGACCGGAGTGGTTCGGACCAACTCGCTGGATTTCGTTGAACAGGTCTTCGCGCTTTACGACGCGCATGTCCCACTGGTCATGCTGTCGGATGAGGCGCAGGCGGGAAACTTGCCGGGCATCACGGTCGACCGCTGCATTGTGCCGGTCGAACGGACAGGCTGGTTCACCGCACGGCATCCCATTGTTGACACCGATCAGATTGCCCAGATCAGCTATACGTCGGGCACCGAGGGGCAGCCCAAGGGCATCGTGCTGACGCATGCGAACCTTGCCGATGCGACCCGGCGGATCATCGACGCGATGCAGATGACCGACGAGATCCGCGAATATGTTGGTGTTCCGGCCACTTACAGCTTTGGCCTCGCCCGCTATCGCGCCATCAGCGCGGTGGGCGGTCAGGCCTATATGCCGCCGCGCGGCTTTGATCCGGCCGAACTGGCCCGGATGCTGGCGGCGGGTCAGGTCAATGCGCTGTCTGCTGTGCCCACCCTCCTGCGTATCCTGCTGGCTTCACCCGAGTTGATGGGCGATGCGGGCAGCCAGTTGCGCTGGATGGAAATCGGGTCACAGCAAATGACCGCCGATGAGAAGCGGGCCATCCGGGCCATGTTCCCCAAGGCGCGGATTGTACAGCATTACGGTCTGACCGAAGCCTCGCGCAGCACCTTTCTTGCGCTATCAGACGTTTCGGATGACCAGCTCGACTCGGTCGGTCGCCCCATCGGGAACACCGAAGTGGCCGTCGACAATGAAGGGCGCATTCGCATTCGCGGCCCCCATGTTGCCCAATCGCGGATTGATGCCGAAGGCCTGCACACCCTACTTAATGCCGAGGGTTGGCTTCAGACTAACGACCTTGGGCATCTGTCTGACGGCTATCTTTATTTCGATGGCCGCGCGGATGACCTGATCAACTGCGGTGGTGTGAAGATCGTTCCGGATCAGTTGGAGGCCGTGCTGCGCGCGCGCCTTGCACCGGGCGCGCAGATCTGCGTGGCCCGGATACCCGATGCAGACCGGGGCGATGGCGTTCTGGTCGCGATCGAAGGCGATGCCAAGGACACCGATCACGTGCGGCGTCTGGCCGACAGCGCCTTGCGTGACATGGGCGTTGCGGCGGGTGGCGCATTGCAGGTGATGGCAGTGGACGCTATCCCGCGCACCGGAACGGGCAAGGCGCAGCGGCGCGTGCTCGCCGATCGTTTCACGGCGGAAAAAGACAAGTCCGCCCAGACGCGCGCCAAGACTGGGGCCATCACCGATGTGCGATCCCTGTTCGAACATGAATTTCCTGGGCAAAGCATCGGTGACACGGACACGTTTGAAACCCTCGGCGGCGACTCGCTGCATTACATCAAGTTTTCGATGGCTTTCGAAAAGCGCTTCGGCGCATTGCCGGAAAAATGGGAAACGCTGACCACTGCCGACCTGCAGAACCGTGTTTCCGGATCGGCGAAGTCTTCATGGCTGCCGCTGGAAACCGTGACCTTGACGCGGTCCTTTTTCATTCTGTGTATCCTTGGGCTGCATAGCAATGCGTTCATCTACAGTTCAAACTGGGGCGCCGCCTATTTCCTGATCATGTTGGCGGGCTATTCGGTTGCGCGGTTTCAACTGCCCGAAATCATCCGGACTGGCAGCGTGCGCACCTTGCTAGGGACGGTGCGGTCCGTGGCCATTCCCACCATTCTGGTCATTGCCGTGCTGGAGATCGTCACGCAGCCCTTTGACCCGCTTCAGCTGCTGCTGATTTCCAACTTTGTAGACCCGAAAAATATGGAAGGTTTCCTTTTCTATTTCGCGGAGTTCTACATCCAGTTGCTCTTGCTGACCGCGTTGCTGTTTTCAGTTCCACGCGTGCGCGCGTCATTCCGCGACCGTCCGATGGTCAGCGCGCTTGTCTTGCTGATTTCGGTCGTGGCGCTTGATCGCAGCATCGAATCCTTCTGGAACACCGACTACAACTATCACCGCACGCCGTGGCATTACGCCTGGGCCTTCGTGATCGGCATGGTGATGGCCAATGCCAAGGACCTTCCGTCGCGCCTGCTGGCGCTGACGGTCGCGCTGATCGCCGTGCTGATCGAATGGCAGCTCACCTCGGCGGCATTCTACGTAGGCGGGGGCTGTGTGCTGGTGATCTTTGTGCGGTCCATCCGCGTGCCCGCGCAAGCAAAGATGCTGATCGCGAATATCGCGGCGGCGTCGATGTTCATCTATCTTGGTCACGAGGTGATCATCGAATTGATCATCAAGATTTTCGGCGAAAACAGGCCGTGGCTGGCGCTGACCGTGTCTATCGTCGCCGGCATCATGGGCATGCAGATCTATTCCTATCTGGAGCGGCGCTTCTTCGAAGTCAGGAAAGTCTGGAAGGAACAAACCTAG
- a CDS encoding GNAT family N-acetyltransferase — protein MTDIAISIEGLGEDILAAYAASGMDRGKAGRAAIDWAFQANPRPFAVARRNGEVVGLSAYIRSRLNLSGHPATAMQAVDSFVLEQARGQGVFTRLAQAYDRFARDEGADLVWGFPNSNAAPAWFGKMGWAPLGQVPFLIKPLRAGFLLRKFRLPFDFPLSFTADQHLTPITGFGDWADALWSGLAPETGCAVSRDRAFLNQRLFTGPAAGGYRVVASEVDRGAFVATTEATKHGGRIGYLLEAMGQRDLDGLLASELGRLRDRGTELVLAWSYPWSPNYRTLRKAGFVPLPERLRPIDIWFGARPLTAVAAPAADARRWYLSYLDSDTV, from the coding sequence ATGACAGACATTGCGATTTCCATAGAAGGGCTGGGCGAGGATATCCTCGCGGCCTATGCCGCCTCTGGCATGGATCGGGGCAAGGCGGGGCGGGCCGCGATTGACTGGGCCTTTCAGGCCAATCCCCGGCCTTTTGCCGTGGCGCGCCGGAATGGCGAGGTGGTCGGTCTTTCCGCCTATATCCGGTCGCGGCTGAACCTGTCGGGGCATCCGGCCACAGCGATGCAAGCCGTGGATTCCTTTGTGCTGGAACAGGCGCGGGGGCAGGGCGTGTTCACCCGTCTGGCGCAAGCCTATGACCGGTTCGCCCGGGATGAGGGGGCTGATCTGGTTTGGGGGTTTCCCAACAGCAACGCGGCCCCGGCATGGTTCGGCAAGATGGGCTGGGCGCCCCTTGGGCAGGTGCCGTTTCTAATCAAGCCACTTCGGGCTGGATTTCTGCTGCGCAAGTTTCGCCTGCCTTTTGACTTTCCGCTTTCCTTCACGGCGGATCAGCACCTGACGCCGATCACTGGTTTTGGTGATTGGGCTGATGCGCTCTGGTCCGGCCTTGCACCCGAAACGGGTTGCGCGGTCAGCCGGGACCGCGCGTTTCTAAACCAACGCCTTTTCACCGGGCCCGCGGCTGGGGGCTATCGGGTTGTTGCGTCAGAAGTGGATCGCGGCGCCTTTGTCGCCACGACCGAGGCGACAAAGCATGGCGGGCGCATCGGCTACCTGCTCGAGGCGATGGGACAGCGCGATCTGGATGGGCTTTTGGCCTCGGAACTGGGGCGGCTGCGGGATCGGGGGACAGAGCTTGTTCTGGCCTGGTCCTACCCGTGGTCACCGAACTACCGCACCCTGCGCAAGGCGGGCTTTGTGCCGCTGCCCGAACGTCTGCGACCGATCGATATCTGGTTCGGCGCACGCCCCCTGACCGCGGTGGCGGCCCCGGCCGCCGATGCGCGGCGTTGGTATCTAAGCTATCTCGACAGCGACACCGTCTAG
- a CDS encoding acyltransferase → MINSLQAGRFIAAFAVVLHHAVISVTALVAAPPQWVQTVLAYGYLGVDFFFVLSGFIIHYTMSVAPRPAGRFAFERLKRIFLPYWPIAVGLALAYTLMPTLSDSSREWGWLSSWTLFPTSLPPVLAVAWTLQHELVFYMIYAALFFLVGSVELGLAAWGVAIFACAIAGLPDVPLLRLALAPINIEFIAGVAAAWLFLSGRAVSLAISLGSSFLLILLFCLAGGQREGSWLIGFAIAAFIPWLCRTERSGAFSVPRWMVFGGAASYAIYLIHNPLLSLTSRLFALINADWITALAASVVTCLLAGVVYYVIWERPILRLVRSTTQVPAAS, encoded by the coding sequence GTGATCAACTCACTTCAGGCTGGGCGTTTCATTGCTGCCTTTGCGGTGGTCCTGCACCATGCCGTGATCAGCGTGACAGCACTCGTTGCTGCGCCGCCCCAATGGGTGCAGACCGTGTTGGCCTATGGGTATCTGGGCGTCGACTTTTTCTTCGTGCTTTCTGGCTTCATCATTCATTACACGATGAGCGTGGCCCCGCGCCCTGCTGGGCGCTTTGCGTTTGAACGGTTGAAACGGATTTTCTTGCCCTACTGGCCAATCGCAGTCGGGCTAGCCCTCGCATACACGCTTATGCCCACACTGAGCGACAGTTCGAGGGAATGGGGCTGGCTTTCCAGTTGGACATTGTTTCCAACGTCCTTGCCTCCTGTTCTGGCAGTTGCCTGGACCCTACAGCACGAGCTCGTCTTCTACATGATCTACGCGGCGTTGTTCTTCTTGGTGGGATCGGTGGAATTGGGACTGGCAGCCTGGGGCGTTGCCATATTTGCCTGTGCGATAGCTGGTTTGCCCGATGTCCCACTGCTCCGGCTGGCCTTGGCCCCGATCAATATCGAATTTATCGCTGGAGTGGCAGCCGCATGGCTATTCCTTTCTGGTAGGGCGGTGTCGTTAGCGATTTCACTGGGCAGTTCATTCTTGCTTATCCTTCTGTTCTGCTTGGCAGGCGGGCAGCGGGAAGGAAGCTGGCTGATTGGTTTTGCGATTGCCGCTTTTATCCCTTGGCTCTGCCGAACCGAAAGGTCAGGCGCATTTTCGGTGCCGCGGTGGATGGTCTTTGGCGGTGCGGCGTCCTATGCGATCTACCTGATCCACAATCCGCTACTGTCCCTGACGTCGCGACTTTTTGCCCTGATCAACGCGGATTGGATTACCGCATTGGCTGCATCTGTCGTGACCTGTCTGCTGGCTGGTGTGGTCTACTATGTGATCTGGGAAAGACCGATCCTGCGTTTGGTACGAAGCACCACCCAA
- a CDS encoding GlsB/YeaQ/YmgE family stress response membrane protein, whose protein sequence is MGIESLLVMLFVGAVAGWLAGKLVAGGGYGLLGNIVIGILGAVVASFVLPQIGFGLGGGVFPAIIHSTIGAVILLFVIRLIKRA, encoded by the coding sequence ATGGGTATCGAAAGCCTTTTGGTGATGTTGTTTGTAGGTGCTGTTGCGGGTTGGCTTGCGGGCAAGCTGGTCGCGGGCGGAGGTTACGGCCTGCTCGGCAATATCGTGATCGGCATTCTGGGGGCCGTGGTGGCCAGCTTCGTGCTGCCGCAGATCGGCTTTGGCCTTGGCGGCGGCGTGTTCCCCGCCATCATCCATTCCACCATCGGGGCGGTGATCCTGCTTTTCGTGATCCGGCTGATCAAGCGGGCGTAA
- a CDS encoding vitamin B12-dependent ribonucleotide reductase, with product MKIERKFTTEVTGAYGAMAFAKTTSEIRNPDGTVVFRNDAVEVPEGWSQVASDVLAQKYFRKAGIPARLKRVKEKGVPEFLWRSVPDEAALSELPEGERFTGETSAKQVFDRLAGAWAYWGWKGGYFSTEADARAYFDEMRFMLARQMAAPNSPQWFNTGLHWAYGVDGPAQGHFYVDYQTGKLTKSDSAYEHPQPHACFIQSVSDDLVNDGGIMDLWVREARLFKYGSGTGTNFSSLRGEGEKLSGGGKSSGLMGFLKIGDRAAGAIKSGGTTRRAAKMVICDMDHPDIEQFINWKVIEEQKVASLVAGSKAHEVKLNEIFTAIRQWDGSAEDSVDPAKNPALKAAIKSAKKAMIPDTYTNRILQYARQGFTSIEFPTYDTDWDSEAYITVSGQNSNNSVRVTDAFLKAVKDDADWALIRRTDGKTAKTIKARDLWDQVGHAAWACADPGIQFHDTVNAWHTCPEDGPIRGSNPCSEYMFLDDTACNLASMNLLTFYKDGQFDSAAYMHATRLWTVTLEVSVMMAQFPSKEIAQRSYDFRTLGLGYANIGGLLMNMGLGYDSVKGRALCGALTALMTGISYATSAEMAAELGAFPGYKRNADHMLRVIRNHRLAAHGATTGYEAVNVNPVALDSANCPDQTLVALAKSAWDEALALGEAHGYRNAQTTVIAPTGTIGLVMDCDTTGIEPDFALVKFKKLAGGGYFKIINQSVPAALEMLGYPSSQVAEIVAHAVGHGSLGNCPGINHTALIGHGFGPRELEKIDAALPSAFDIRFVFNQWTLGEEFCKGTLGIPVEKLADPTFDLLRHLGFTKAQIDAANDHVCGTMTLENAPFLKPEHYSVFDCANPCGKTGKRYLSVESHIHMMAAAQSFISGAISKTINMPNSASIEETLAAYELSWSLGIKANALYRDGSKLSQPLASALVEDDEEAEEILASGSAQEKAAVLAEKIVERIIYKEVIRTNREKLPERRKGYTQKAIVGGHKVYLRTGEYGDGRLGEIFIDMHKEGAGFRAMMNNFAIAVSVGLQYGVPLEEFVEAFTFTRFEPAGMVQGNDSIKNATSILDYIFRELAVSYLDRTDLAHVKPQGHAFDDLGRGEDEGKRNFGEVSESAASKSVELLRSISSTGYLRKRLPQELVVFQGGMGATAFATGTDPVAALNTLVPETTLTMSATAISTGTVSMDARTKAKMQGYEGDPCGECGNYTLVRNGTCMKCNTCGGTSGCS from the coding sequence ATGAAAATCGAACGCAAATTTACGACCGAAGTGACCGGCGCTTATGGGGCCATGGCTTTTGCCAAGACGACGTCGGAAATCCGCAACCCGGATGGCACGGTCGTATTTCGCAATGATGCCGTAGAGGTTCCCGAAGGCTGGAGCCAGGTCGCATCCGACGTTCTGGCCCAGAAGTATTTCCGCAAGGCAGGCATCCCGGCCCGTCTGAAGCGCGTGAAGGAAAAGGGCGTTCCGGAATTCCTGTGGCGCTCTGTCCCCGACGAGGCCGCTTTGTCCGAACTGCCGGAAGGTGAGCGTTTCACGGGTGAAACCTCGGCCAAGCAGGTGTTTGACCGTTTGGCCGGCGCCTGGGCCTATTGGGGCTGGAAGGGTGGCTATTTCAGCACCGAAGCCGACGCCCGCGCCTATTTTGACGAGATGCGCTTTATGCTGGCCCGCCAGATGGCCGCGCCGAACAGCCCGCAGTGGTTCAACACCGGTCTGCATTGGGCTTATGGCGTCGATGGTCCGGCGCAGGGGCATTTCTATGTAGACTACCAGACCGGGAAGCTGACGAAATCGGACAGCGCCTATGAACACCCCCAGCCCCATGCCTGCTTCATCCAGTCGGTTTCCGATGATCTGGTGAACGACGGCGGGATCATGGACCTGTGGGTGCGGGAAGCGCGCCTGTTCAAATACGGCTCCGGCACCGGCACCAACTTCTCGTCCCTGCGCGGCGAAGGCGAAAAACTGTCGGGCGGCGGCAAGTCCAGCGGCCTGATGGGGTTCCTCAAGATCGGTGACCGCGCGGCGGGCGCCATCAAATCGGGCGGTACCACGCGCCGCGCGGCCAAGATGGTGATCTGTGACATGGATCACCCCGATATCGAGCAGTTTATCAACTGGAAAGTGATCGAAGAGCAGAAGGTCGCCTCGCTGGTGGCAGGCTCCAAGGCGCATGAAGTGAAACTGAACGAGATCTTCACCGCGATCCGCCAGTGGGATGGCTCGGCCGAAGATTCGGTCGATCCGGCCAAGAACCCGGCGCTGAAGGCGGCGATCAAATCGGCTAAAAAGGCGATGATCCCCGACACCTATACCAACCGCATCCTGCAATATGCGCGTCAGGGCTTCACCTCGATCGAATTCCCGACCTATGACACCGATTGGGACTCGGAAGCCTACATCACCGTGTCGGGCCAGAATTCCAACAACTCGGTCCGCGTGACGGATGCCTTCCTGAAAGCGGTCAAGGATGATGCCGATTGGGCGCTGATCCGCCGCACCGATGGCAAGACGGCCAAGACGATCAAGGCGCGCGATCTGTGGGATCAGGTCGGTCACGCAGCATGGGCCTGCGCCGACCCCGGCATCCAGTTCCATGACACCGTCAACGCCTGGCACACCTGCCCGGAAGATGGGCCGATCCGGGGATCGAACCCCTGCTCGGAATACATGTTCCTGGATGACACGGCCTGTAACCTGGCTTCGATGAACCTGCTGACCTTCTACAAGGACGGCCAGTTCGACAGCGCAGCCTATATGCACGCCACACGCCTGTGGACGGTGACGCTGGAAGTGTCGGTGATGATGGCGCAGTTCCCGTCAAAGGAAATTGCGCAGCGGTCCTATGACTTCCGCACGCTCGGCCTTGGTTATGCCAATATCGGCGGTCTGCTGATGAACATGGGTCTGGGCTATGACTCGGTGAAGGGCCGCGCCCTGTGCGGGGCGCTGACCGCGCTGATGACCGGGATTTCCTATGCCACCTCGGCCGAGATGGCGGCTGAACTGGGGGCTTTCCCCGGCTACAAGCGCAACGCCGACCACATGCTGCGCGTGATCCGCAATCACCGCCTCGCCGCCCATGGCGCGACCACGGGATATGAGGCGGTGAACGTCAATCCGGTAGCGCTGGACAGCGCGAACTGCCCCGACCAAACCCTTGTCGCCCTTGCGAAATCCGCTTGGGATGAGGCGCTGGCGCTGGGTGAGGCGCATGGCTATCGCAACGCCCAGACCACGGTGATCGCCCCCACGGGCACCATCGGCCTGGTGATGGATTGCGACACGACCGGGATCGAGCCGGACTTCGCGCTGGTGAAGTTCAAGAAGCTGGCCGGTGGTGGCTATTTCAAGATCATCAACCAGTCGGTTCCCGCCGCGCTGGAGATGCTGGGCTATCCGTCGTCGCAGGTGGCCGAGATTGTGGCCCATGCAGTGGGTCACGGGTCGCTTGGCAACTGCCCCGGCATCAACCACACCGCGCTGATCGGGCATGGGTTCGGCCCGCGCGAGCTGGAAAAGATCGACGCAGCGCTGCCTTCGGCTTTCGACATCCGCTTCGTGTTCAACCAGTGGACGCTGGGGGAAGAGTTCTGCAAGGGCACGCTGGGCATCCCGGTAGAAAAGCTGGCCGATCCGACCTTTGATCTGCTGCGTCACCTCGGCTTCACCAAGGCCCAGATCGACGCCGCGAATGATCATGTCTGCGGAACGATGACGCTGGAGAACGCGCCTTTCCTGAAGCCCGAACACTATTCGGTCTTCGATTGCGCCAACCCCTGCGGCAAGACGGGCAAGCGGTACCTGTCGGTGGAATCGCATATCCACATGATGGCGGCGGCGCAGTCCTTCATCTCGGGCGCGATTTCCAAGACGATCAACATGCCGAACTCGGCTTCGATCGAAGAAACGCTGGCGGCCTATGAACTGTCCTGGTCGCTGGGGATCAAGGCGAACGCGCTCTATCGCGATGGATCGAAACTGTCGCAGCCGCTGGCATCCGCGCTGGTCGAGGATGACGAAGAGGCCGAGGAAATCCTCGCCTCGGGTTCGGCACAGGAAAAGGCCGCCGTGCTGGCTGAAAAGATCGTGGAGCGGATCATCTACAAGGAAGTGATCCGCACCAACCGCGAAAAGCTGCCGGAACGCCGCAAGGGCTATACCCAGAAGGCCATCGTCGGCGGTCACAAGGTCTATCTGCGGACTGGCGAATACGGCGACGGGCGTCTTGGCGAGATCTTCATCGACATGCACAAGGAAGGCGCTGGCTTCCGGGCAATGATGAACAACTTCGCCATCGCGGTGTCGGTGGGTCTGCAATACGGCGTTCCACTGGAAGAGTTTGTTGAGGCCTTCACCTTTACCCGTTTTGAACCGGCGGGCATGGTGCAGGGCAACGACTCGATCAAGAACGCGACGTCGATCCTTGACTACATCTTCCGCGAACTGGCGGTGAGCTATCTGGACCGCACCGATCTGGCCCATGTCAAACCGCAAGGCCATGCCTTTGATGACCTTGGCCGGGGCGAGGATGAGGGCAAGCGCAACTTCGGCGAAGTGAGCGAGTCGGCCGCGTCGAAATCGGTGGAACTGCTGCGCTCCATCTCTTCGACCGGCTATCTGCGCAAGCGCCTGCCGCAAGAGCTTGTGGTGTTCCAGGGCGGGATGGGGGCGACTGCTTTCGCCACCGGCACCGACCCGGTCGCCGCGCTGAACACGCTGGTGCCGGAAACAACGCTGACCATGTCTGCCACGGCAATTTCCACCGGCACGGTCAGCATGGACGCCCGGACCAAGGCCAAGATGCAGGGCTATGAAGGCGATCCCTGCGGCGAGTGCGGCAACTACACGCTGGTGCGCAACGGCACCTGCATGAAGTGCAACACCTGCGGCGGCACGAGCGGGTGCAGCTGA
- a CDS encoding PAS domain S-box protein, which translates to MADDLSMDPAAMPRLLDDLARSEDAFVALQTSERQFRASMEHSPIGMALTRIDGSWIDVNPALCNFLGYSKQELMEAGFKRVTHADDRDATIRMARNMVATHQKSVTLEKRYIHADGSILTGLLSLTVVRDPDDRPMMYISQIVDVTAARRLDHLKSEFITTVNHELRTPLTGIMGALALLEQFSRAGMAERDQQLIAVASKNAARLKSLLDDILEMDSMRAGTDTLAVQQVDAKDILHTVLTAVQAKAAAASIRLQADLGTGALSIATDPEKLGRVLRILISNAIKYSDPDGLVQIEAGPVNGKLRITVTNQGRPIPEAMRPFLFQPFVQGESTDVRRKQGSGLGLSIAKHLVETLGGVIDFSSTEAATRFWVDLCP; encoded by the coding sequence ATGGCCGACGACTTGAGCATGGACCCGGCAGCTATGCCCCGTCTTCTGGATGATCTTGCCCGGTCGGAAGATGCATTCGTCGCCCTGCAAACCAGCGAACGGCAATTCCGTGCCTCGATGGAGCACTCGCCCATCGGGATGGCGCTGACCCGGATCGATGGCAGCTGGATCGATGTGAACCCGGCGCTTTGCAACTTTCTGGGCTATTCCAAGCAGGAACTGATGGAGGCGGGCTTCAAGCGGGTGACCCATGCGGATGACCGCGACGCCACGATCCGGATGGCGCGGAACATGGTCGCCACACATCAAAAAAGCGTCACGCTGGAAAAGCGGTATATCCACGCCGATGGGTCCATTCTGACCGGACTGCTCAGCCTGACGGTGGTGCGCGATCCGGATGACCGGCCGATGATGTATATCTCGCAGATCGTGGATGTGACGGCGGCCCGCAGGCTCGACCATCTGAAAAGCGAATTCATCACCACGGTGAACCACGAATTGCGCACACCGCTGACGGGGATCATGGGTGCCTTGGCGTTGTTGGAGCAGTTTTCGCGGGCCGGAATGGCCGAGCGGGACCAGCAGCTGATTGCCGTTGCGTCAAAGAACGCGGCGCGGCTGAAATCGCTGCTGGATGACATTCTGGAAATGGACTCCATGCGCGCCGGGACGGATACCCTCGCCGTGCAACAGGTGGACGCCAAGGACATCCTGCATACGGTGCTGACGGCGGTTCAGGCCAAGGCGGCGGCGGCCTCGATCCGGTTGCAGGCCGATCTTGGCACCGGCGCGCTGTCCATCGCGACGGACCCTGAAAAGCTGGGCCGTGTTCTGCGCATCCTGATTTCCAATGCGATCAAGTATTCAGACCCTGACGGTTTGGTTCAGATCGAGGCGGGGCCCGTGAACGGTAAGCTGCGGATTACGGTCACAAATCAGGGCCGCCCCATCCCCGAGGCCATGCGCCCCTTTCTGTTTCAACCCTTTGTGCAGGGGGAATCCACCGATGTCCGCCGCAAGCAAGGCAGCGGCCTTGGCCTGTCTATCGCCAAACATCTTGTGGAAACCCTTGGTGGCGTGATCGATTTCAGCAGCACTGAGGCCGCCACCCGGTTCTGGGTGGACCTCTGCCCCTGA